A single window of Enoplosus armatus isolate fEnoArm2 chromosome 22, fEnoArm2.hap1, whole genome shotgun sequence DNA harbors:
- the LOC139304741 gene encoding DENN domain-containing protein 2A-like, whose amino-acid sequence MNTWKLYRRRCTAIMAAVKRMTTGPDCIYSTVNRLKKGCLGEIKNKGVGQRREGAPKLPFTPLENLRNQREESPMMAHRRPTFDPHSNDNTLLVGNKLPRSNGGNIKDKISLWEGKEPTHSPITSGSLGQCASIKRTESLTKSNNKTSDEQSAESCRRVAHKEKENLGKENVGNLGDSRPCSPVETGKQQRGTLKSSKSSENQKGEDCSRAVHKEKQNHEKENVEKLADSRPCSSPVAVQQMETLRKSNDRRTAEQSSQEKRAVFTLFKKLEAMGESHGKTPPELGNYFSPPIKDKQVEAKKKESEAMGQSSAVKSSGAREGKQHQENVYTEPGALPINPVPKPRRTFQHPATTPRQGRGQRNLPPLPSISTKTSSKPPSGVYGRPRSERANRKSFEFEDLTESTSPLFSRSLSQEHHYEDVLDSSKENPYEDIELESQCSQQSLPSSPGADTTKASRPGFFRQNSGRSFKLLDLRRTNQSTSSRGVSSPPQLSPPSTPTGPEHTSWLSGDPYSRTCRRIPTVVLRINSIFEARNRKKHLRRIYHYAETSSGRVTDENSDSESEVEERAKAHRQRLVSVQSILSRPSQTQVHFNGTNSSLEQELHQRQLFEYFLVVSLQKSKAGAHYLPEVTQQFPPKLERSFKFMRETEDQLRIIPQFCFPDAKDWEPVENFPSEMFSFVLTGEDGSRRFGYCRRLLPSGKGKRLPEVYCIVSHLGCFNLFSKVLDEVERRRALSPALVQPFMRAIMEAQFPAPGRTITVKTFLPGSGTEVMELCRPSDSRLEHVDFECLFSCLSLRLLLRVFGSLLLERRVIFTADKLSTLSQCCHAVVALLYPFVWQHTYIPVLPSAMLDIVCTPTPFIVGLLSSSLPQLTELPLEEVLVVDLGNSRFLRQLDDEDSILPSKLQSTLENVLERRRELANERGGDTPSDFGHLSTVVSEAFVRFFVELVGHYPLFITSEREDGYSSSSSSPVPCSFQREGFRKAIPSKTVRRFLEVFMETQMFGWFIQERELHRQALRGLFEVRVQEYLDSIHENEHRRVNRFLKGLGNKMKFLSKK is encoded by the exons GTGTACAGCGATCATGGCAGCCGTTAAGAGAATGACAACTGGGCCGGACTGCATCTACTCCACTGTCAACAG gcTGAAGAAGGGCTGTCTTGGTGAGATAAAAAACAAAGGAGTTGGGCAAAGAAGAGAGGGGGCACCAAAACTCCCCTTCACCCCATTAGAAAACCTGAGAAACCAGAGGGAAGAATCACCCATGATGGCTCACAGGAGGCCGACCTTTGACCCTCACAGCAATGACAACACTCTCTTGGTCGGCAACAAGCTCCCCAGATCCAATGGAGGCAACATCAAGGACAAGATTTCTTTGTGGGAGGGGAAGGAACCCACTCATTCACCCATTACCTCAGGTTCTTTGGGCCAGTGCGCCAGCATAAAAAGGACAGAATCCCTGacaaaaagcaacaataaaaccTCTGATGAGCAGAGTGCAGAGAGTTGCAGGAGAGTAGCccataaagaaaaggaaaatctTGGGAAAGAGAATGTAGGAAATCTTGGGGATTCAAGGCCTTGTTCACCTGTGGAAACTGGGAAACAGCAAAGAGGGACGCTCAAGAGCAGCAAGTCCAGTGAGAACCAAAAAGGGGAGGACTGCAGCAGAGCTGTCCACAAGGAAAAGCAAAATCATGAGAAAGAGAATGTAGAAAAGCTTGCGGATTCAAGGCCTTGTTCATCTCCGGTGGCAGTGCAGCAGATGGAGACGTTGAGGAAAAGCAATGACAGGAGAACAGCCGAACAAAGCAGCCAGGAGAAGAGAGCTGTATTCACTCTTTTCAAAAAGCTGGAGGCGATGGGGGAGAGCCACGGGAAAACTCCTCCAGAGCTCGGAAACTACTTCAGCCCACCGATCAAGGACAAACAGGTAGAGGCGAAGAAGAAAGAATCTGAAGCGATGGGTCAAAGTAGTGCAGTGAAATCCTCTGGGGCCAGAGAGGGGAAGCAGCACCAGGAGAATGTGTACACAGAGCCAGGGGCGCTCCCCATCAACCCAGTCCCCAAACCCCGACGTACCTTCCAGCATCCAGCTACAACACCCAGGCAGGGAAGAGGGCAGAGGAACCTCCCCCCACTGCCCTCCATCTCTACGAAAACTTCCTCAAAACCTCCTTCTGGTGTCTATGGGAGACCCAGGAGTGAGAGAGCCAACAG GAAATCCTTTGAGTTTGAAGACCTAACAGAGTCAACAAGCCCGCTCTTTTCTCGCTCACTGTCTCAGGAACATCACTATGAAGACGTTCTAG ACTCATCCAAAGAGAACCCATATGAGGACATAGAGTTGGAGAGTCAATGCTCCCAGCAGTCTTTGCCCTCCTCTCCTGGCGCTGATACTACCAAG GCCTCGAGGCCCGGCTTCTTCAGGCAGAATTCAGGCAGGAGCTTTAAGCTGCTGGACCTGCGGAGAACCAACCAGAGCACCAGCAGCAGGGGTGTTTCATCTCCACCCCAGCTCAGCCCTCCATCCACTCCTACTGGGCCTGAACACACTTCCTGGCTGTCTGGGGATCCCTACAGCCGCACCTGCCGCAGGATACCAacg GTTGTACTAAGAATCAACAGCATCTTTGAGGCTCGGAACAGGAAGAAACATCTACGAAGGATCTATCATTACGCTGAGACAAGCTCGGGGAGAG TAACAGATGAGAACAGTGACTCTGAGAGTGAAGTTGAAGAGAGAGCAAAAG CTCATCGTCAGCGTCTCGTGTCAGTCCAGTCCATACTGAGCCGGCCAAGCCAGACACAGGTCCACTTCAACGGTACCAACAGCTCTCTGGAGCAAGAGCTCCACCAGCGTCAGCTCTTTGAATATTTTCTAGTCGTGTCACTGCAGAAGTCGAAGGCTGGTGCCCACTATCTGCCGGAGGTCACGCAGCAGTTCCCCCCGAAG CTGGAACGGAGCTTCAAGTTcatgagggagacagaggatcAGCTGAGGATCATTCCTCAGTTCTGCTTCCCCGATGCAAAAGACTGGGAGCCGGTGGAGAACTTCCCAAG TGAGATGTTCTCCTTTGTTTTGACCGGAGAGGATGGGAGCAGGAGGTTTGGATACTGCCGGCGTTTACTG ccCAGTGGAAAGGGCAAACGTTTACCAGAGGTCTACTGTATTGTTAGTCACCTCGGGTGTTTCAACCTGTTCTCCAAG gtgCTGGATGAGGTGGAGAGGCGTAGGGCTTTGTCTCCCGCCCTTGTGCAGCCTTTTATGAGAGCCATCATGGAGGCTCAGTTTCCAGCTCCAGGCAGAACCATCACCGTTAAGACGTTCCTCCCTGGCTCAGGCACTGAG GTGATGGAGCTCTGTCGCCCCTCTGACTCACGCCTGGAGCACGTGGACTTTGAGTGTCTCTTCTCCTGTCTGAGTCTGCGGCTGCTCCTCCGGGTGTTTGGGTCCCTGCTGCTGGAGCGAAGGGTCATCTTCACTGCTGACAAACTCAG TACTCTCTCCCAGTGCTGCCATGCTGTTGTGGCGCTGCTTTACCCCTTTGTATGGCAGCACACTTACATCCCCGTGCTGCCCTCGGCTATGCTTGACATCGTCTGCACTCCAACCCCATTCATCGTTGGCCTGCTGTCCAGTTCCCTGCCCCAGCTCACTGAGCTGCCCCTGGAGGAG GTTCTGGTTGTGGATCTTGGAAACAGTCGATTTCTCAGACAG TTGGACGATGAGGACTCCATCCTGCCTTCTAAGCTCCAATCAACCCTGGAGAATGttctggagaggagaagagagctCGCTAATGAAAGAGGGGGAGACACACCCAGTG ACTTTGGCCATCTTAGCACCGTTGTGTCTGAGGCCTTTGTTCGCTTCTTTGTGGAGCTGGTGGGACACTATCCGCTCTTCATCACCAGCGAACGGGAAGACGGctactcctcctcttcctcctccccagTCCCCTGCTCCTTCCAGCGCGAGGGTTTTCGCAAAGCGATCCCGTCTAAGACTGTGCGTCGCTTCCTGGAGGTC